In the Desulforhopalus sp. genome, one interval contains:
- a CDS encoding cache domain-containing protein produces MKRVFVYACLTVFFAINCLAGLASAAEQGTKDEAVAMVKKAIEFIKANGNDKAFAEITNPKGQFVDRDLYVVVYDMNAKCLAHGQKASMVGKELIDFKDSDGKEFYKERIELMKKQTSAWQDYKFMNPVSKEIEPKSMYLERVGDLIVGCGVYSK; encoded by the coding sequence ATGAAAAGGGTATTCGTCTATGCGTGTCTTACTGTGTTTTTTGCTATCAATTGCCTGGCCGGCCTTGCCAGTGCCGCTGAACAGGGTACCAAGGATGAAGCGGTGGCGATGGTCAAAAAAGCTATTGAATTCATCAAAGCCAACGGCAATGACAAGGCCTTTGCAGAGATTACCAACCCCAAGGGCCAGTTTGTTGATCGCGACCTGTATGTGGTCGTCTATGACATGAATGCCAAATGCCTTGCCCATGGCCAGAAAGCGAGCATGGTCGGCAAGGAATTGATCGATTTCAAAGATTCCGATGGCAAGGAATTCTACAAAGAGCGCATCGAACTCATGAAGAAACAGACGAGCGCCTGGCAGGACTACAAGTTCATGAACCCGGTCTCCAAAGAGATCGAACCGAAATCAATGTACCTGGAACGAGTTGGCGACCTGATTGTCGGCTGCGGAGTGTACAGCAAATAA
- a CDS encoding efflux transporter outer membrane subunit, with product MNRFASFLTIVLFWYTMAGCVKVGPDYQPPPTLTPDAWQAPASHGLQAGVAEQQILAQWWTVLQDPLLTGFIDRALRENLDLEQARARLLAARAKRDLSAAGILPSLTAGGSVTRSHSSGNRGSGTDSTSYSSGFDAGWELDLFGGRQRSVEAAEAQLAAGEEELRAIQVSLLAELALNYLEIRTYQTRLQIAGANLVAQDETLSLTEARYHSGLVSEMALQQAKHLVASTRAQIPSLQTGLAKATNTLAVLLGKPPGVLTEDLRIPMEIPALPASVAIGIPAETLQRRPDVRKAERQLAAQTAQIGVATAELYPSLQLKGSIGLDALSSGRFFNSDSRRYSFGPSFSWTLFDGGATKANIRLQSALQQEALAVYRATVLAALEEVESALAAYALEQDRQQALQEAVVAAALAATLAGQQYQAGLINFTEVLDARRSLLSLQDQQASSRATMVGNLIRVYKALGGGWTSLSPLLN from the coding sequence ATGAACCGTTTCGCATCCTTTCTGACGATAGTTCTATTCTGGTATACCATGGCCGGCTGTGTGAAGGTCGGACCGGATTATCAGCCGCCTCCTACCTTGACGCCGGATGCCTGGCAAGCCCCGGCATCCCATGGTTTGCAGGCCGGGGTGGCCGAGCAGCAGATCCTTGCCCAATGGTGGACGGTCCTGCAGGACCCTTTGTTGACCGGTTTCATCGACCGGGCTTTGCGGGAAAATTTAGATCTCGAACAGGCCAGGGCAAGGCTCCTGGCGGCAAGGGCTAAACGCGATCTCAGCGCGGCGGGGATCTTGCCGAGCCTCACTGCAGGCGGTTCGGTGACGAGAAGTCACAGCAGCGGTAACCGTGGCAGCGGCACTGATTCGACGAGTTATTCCAGCGGCTTTGATGCCGGATGGGAGCTCGATCTCTTCGGCGGCCGGCAGCGGTCGGTGGAGGCAGCTGAGGCGCAGCTTGCCGCCGGTGAGGAGGAACTTCGCGCCATCCAGGTCTCCCTGCTTGCCGAGCTTGCTCTCAACTATCTTGAAATACGTACCTACCAGACCCGTCTGCAGATTGCCGGTGCCAACCTTGTTGCTCAGGACGAGACCTTGAGCTTGACAGAGGCCCGTTATCACAGTGGCCTGGTCAGTGAGATGGCCTTGCAGCAGGCGAAACATCTGGTGGCGAGCACCCGGGCCCAGATTCCCAGTCTGCAAACCGGTCTCGCCAAGGCGACAAATACCCTTGCCGTGCTCCTCGGTAAGCCCCCTGGTGTTTTGACGGAGGACCTCCGGATTCCCATGGAGATCCCAGCTCTTCCAGCCTCGGTTGCAATCGGCATCCCGGCCGAGACCCTGCAGCGCCGGCCGGATGTTCGTAAGGCGGAACGCCAGCTGGCGGCACAAACCGCCCAGATCGGTGTGGCCACCGCCGAGCTGTATCCCTCTTTACAATTAAAAGGTTCCATTGGACTTGATGCCCTTTCGTCCGGCAGATTCTTCAATTCGGACAGCCGCCGCTACTCCTTCGGCCCCAGTTTCAGTTGGACACTTTTTGACGGCGGGGCCACCAAAGCCAACATCCGCCTGCAATCCGCCCTGCAGCAGGAGGCCTTGGCCGTCTACAGAGCCACAGTCCTTGCTGCCCTGGAGGAGGTGGAAAGCGCCCTGGCGGCCTATGCCCTGGAACAGGACCGCCAGCAGGCCCTGCAGGAGGCGGTAGTGGCGGCAGCGCTTGCCGCGACACTCGCCGGCCAGCAATATCAGGCGGGACTGATTAATTTCACCGAGGTTCTTGATGCCAGGCGGTCCCTGCTGTCGTTACAAGATCAACAGGCATCCAGCAGGGCGACCATGGTTGGCAATCTGATACGGGTTTACAAGGCCCTCGGCGGCGGCTGGACATCTTTGAGCCCTCTATTAAACTGA
- a CDS encoding efflux RND transporter periplasmic adaptor subunit: MTPNNTPAGQSSGLAETLALQKKTTKNRRLKQWLVWFVAIVLLAAAGGFWALRDTSGPIHYRTQPAHHGDITITVSATGNLQPTNQVVMGSELSGTVKSVEVDYNDQVVVGQVLARLDTSKLSAQVRQSRAALDSAHAKVLQAEATIKETTTAFERLVEAGRLSNNKASSQKDLDTARAALDRAKADHAGALASVAQAEATLTLNQTDLAKTEIRSPINGLVLTRSVEPGQTVAASLQAPVLFTLAENLAQMELHVDVDEADVGKVQAGQAASFTVDAYPDRKYPAEITQIRFGAKTTSGVVTYETILKVDNTDLSLRPGMTATADIIVTRVADALLVPNAALRFVPKGIEGAPGGKGGGTVLSKLMPHPPQRMGGKRKEASGGRKGGNQRVWILVNDQPTPVQVATGLTDGSSTQVTSGDLQPGLELITGEETLKK; encoded by the coding sequence ATGACACCCAACAACACACCGGCAGGGCAGAGTAGCGGTCTTGCCGAAACCCTGGCGCTGCAAAAGAAAACCACCAAGAACAGGCGATTGAAACAGTGGCTGGTGTGGTTTGTCGCCATCGTCCTGCTTGCTGCGGCAGGTGGCTTCTGGGCACTGCGCGATACCTCCGGCCCGATCCACTACCGGACCCAGCCGGCCCACCACGGCGACATCACCATCACCGTCAGTGCCACCGGCAACCTGCAGCCCACCAATCAGGTGGTCATGGGCAGTGAGCTGTCCGGCACCGTCAAATCGGTTGAGGTCGATTACAATGACCAGGTGGTTGTCGGTCAGGTCTTGGCCCGGCTGGACACCTCGAAATTATCGGCCCAGGTCCGGCAGTCCCGTGCCGCCCTTGATTCCGCCCACGCCAAGGTCCTCCAGGCTGAAGCGACCATCAAGGAAACCACCACCGCCTTCGAGCGTCTTGTTGAGGCCGGCAGGCTCAGCAATAACAAGGCCTCGTCGCAAAAAGACCTGGATACCGCCCGGGCAGCCCTTGACCGCGCCAAGGCCGACCACGCCGGGGCCTTGGCCTCGGTCGCCCAGGCTGAGGCCACCTTAACCCTCAATCAGACCGATCTGGCAAAAACCGAGATCCGCTCGCCGATCAACGGCCTTGTCCTTACCCGGTCGGTTGAGCCGGGCCAGACCGTCGCCGCCTCCCTCCAGGCCCCGGTGCTCTTTACCCTCGCTGAAAATCTCGCCCAGATGGAGCTGCATGTCGATGTTGATGAGGCCGATGTCGGCAAGGTGCAGGCAGGGCAGGCAGCAAGCTTTACCGTCGATGCCTATCCGGACCGGAAATATCCGGCGGAGATTACCCAGATCCGCTTCGGGGCAAAAACCACCAGCGGCGTCGTCACCTACGAAACCATCCTCAAGGTCGATAACACTGATCTTTCCCTGCGGCCGGGGATGACCGCCACCGCTGATATCATCGTCACTAGGGTCGCGGACGCCCTATTGGTTCCCAACGCGGCCCTGCGCTTCGTCCCGAAAGGCATCGAAGGGGCTCCCGGTGGCAAGGGGGGCGGAACCGTTCTCAGTAAACTCATGCCCCATCCACCCCAGCGTATGGGCGGTAAGCGAAAAGAGGCCTCCGGGGGTCGAAAGGGTGGCAATCAAAGGGTATGGATCCTGGTGAACGACCAACCTACCCCTGTTCAGGTAGCAACCGGCTTGACCGATGGCTCGTCCACCCAGGTCACCAGCGGCGATCTGCAGCCTGGCCTGGAACTGATAACCGGTGAAGAGACTCTTAAAAAATGA
- a CDS encoding ABC transporter ATP-binding protein: protein MMPVDSTIPGAAPLIELRGVTKIYGSGSAAMQALRGIDLTILAGEFVAVMGPSGSGKSTCMNILGCLDTPSSGDFFFEGLSVGQLSRDQLALMRRNCLGFIFQGFNLLNRTSALENVELPLIYRGVPLAERHRRARAALETVGLAGWEGHTPGELSGGQQQRVAIARAIVTEPKVLLADEPTGNLDSARSREVMELLTSFNRQRGLTVIMVTHEPDMAAYAGRQIHFIDGRINTAAGGAV from the coding sequence ATGATGCCCGTCGACTCGACAATTCCGGGTGCCGCGCCCCTCATTGAGCTGCGGGGCGTCACCAAGATCTACGGCAGCGGCAGTGCCGCCATGCAGGCCCTGCGCGGCATTGATCTCACCATCCTGGCCGGTGAGTTCGTTGCGGTCATGGGACCAAGCGGCTCCGGCAAATCAACCTGTATGAACATTCTTGGCTGCCTCGATACCCCGTCTTCCGGTGACTTTTTCTTTGAGGGCCTGAGTGTCGGCCAGTTGTCGCGCGATCAACTGGCGCTTATGCGGCGGAATTGTCTGGGGTTTATTTTTCAGGGCTTTAATCTGCTCAACCGCACCTCGGCCCTGGAAAACGTCGAACTGCCGCTGATCTATCGCGGTGTGCCGCTGGCCGAACGGCACCGCCGGGCGCGGGCGGCTCTGGAAACCGTCGGTCTGGCCGGTTGGGAAGGCCATACGCCAGGGGAATTGTCCGGCGGCCAGCAACAGCGGGTGGCAATCGCCCGGGCCATCGTCACCGAACCGAAGGTGCTGCTCGCCGACGAACCGACCGGCAATCTCGATTCGGCGCGCAGCCGGGAGGTCATGGAGTTGTTGACCTCGTTTAATCGCCAGCGGGGACTGACCGTTATCATGGTAACCCACGAACCGGATATGGCGGCTTACGCCGGACGGCAGATCCATTTTATCGACGGCCGGATAAACACCGCTGCCGGGGGGGCTGTCTGA
- a CDS encoding ABC transporter permease — protein sequence MYWETIILAFREIRRNVMRSSLTILGIVIGVAAVITLVTLGSGATAQVAAEISSLGSNLLQIRSGQGFRGPGGASGSAKAFKLEDAKAIAQQISGIAAVAPNASRPAQVIAGNTNWSTSITGSTNEFLFVRSWVLAGGRSFTESELRSGKAVCILGSTVKKELFGNQDPLGASVRFNGITCQVIGVFEQKGQSSGGNDQDDFVLIPLRTLHRRLAGNTDINAIFVSAEDGASTTKVKEDIEKLLRERRHIGDGQEDDFFVRDMQEVMSTLTGTTRILTTLLGAVAAVSLLVGGIGIMNIMLVSVTERTREIGIRLAIGAMEQDVLMQFLVEAVVLSSFGGLFGIAFGLGAAALGAQAMNMPFIFSPGIVAVAFLFSSAVGVIFGYFPARKAARLDPIEALRHE from the coding sequence ATGTACTGGGAAACCATTATCCTGGCCTTTCGGGAGATCCGCCGTAATGTCATGCGTTCATCGCTGACCATCCTCGGCATCGTTATCGGCGTTGCCGCGGTCATTACCCTGGTGACCCTTGGCAGCGGCGCCACCGCCCAGGTTGCGGCGGAGATCTCAAGCCTTGGCAGCAATCTCCTGCAGATTCGTTCCGGCCAGGGGTTTCGCGGCCCCGGCGGGGCAAGCGGCAGCGCTAAGGCCTTCAAGCTCGAAGACGCCAAGGCCATTGCCCAGCAGATCAGCGGCATTGCAGCTGTTGCCCCGAACGCCTCGCGCCCGGCCCAGGTCATCGCCGGCAATACCAACTGGTCAACGAGCATCACCGGCAGTACCAATGAGTTTCTTTTTGTCCGGAGCTGGGTGCTCGCCGGCGGGCGCTCCTTTACCGAAAGTGAACTGCGCTCCGGCAAGGCGGTATGTATCTTGGGGTCGACCGTCAAAAAAGAACTGTTCGGCAATCAAGATCCTTTAGGAGCATCGGTGCGGTTTAACGGCATCACTTGCCAGGTGATCGGGGTTTTCGAGCAAAAAGGCCAATCAAGCGGCGGCAACGATCAGGATGACTTTGTCCTTATTCCCCTGCGCACCCTGCACAGAAGGCTGGCCGGCAACACCGACATCAATGCCATCTTCGTTTCCGCCGAGGATGGTGCCTCGACCACCAAGGTCAAGGAAGACATTGAAAAACTGCTGCGGGAGCGGCGGCATATCGGTGATGGTCAGGAGGACGATTTCTTTGTGCGCGATATGCAGGAGGTGATGAGCACCTTGACCGGCACCACCCGCATACTGACGACCCTTCTCGGAGCGGTGGCGGCGGTCAGCCTGCTCGTCGGCGGGATTGGGATCATGAACATTATGCTCGTCTCGGTCACCGAACGGACTCGGGAGATAGGCATCCGCCTGGCCATTGGGGCGATGGAACAGGATGTCCTTATGCAGTTTCTCGTCGAGGCGGTGGTGCTGTCATCGTTTGGCGGATTGTTCGGCATTGCCTTTGGCCTCGGGGCAGCGGCCCTGGGCGCCCAGGCGATGAATATGCCCTTTATCTTCAGCCCCGGCATTGTCGCCGTTGCCTTTCTCTTCTCAAGTGCCGTAGGCGTTATTTTTGGCTACTTCCCCGCCCGTAAGGCGGCACGGCTTGATCCGATTGAGGCCCTGCGCCATGAATGA